The Candidatus Eremiobacterota bacterium genome includes a window with the following:
- a CDS encoding ATP-binding cassette domain-containing protein: protein RTLFSRDYEDKPAVEGVTMSLEAGELVGYIGPNGAGKSTTIKMLTGILVPTSGTVRVAGIVPYEHRRANARNIGVVFGQRSQLYWDLPLIESFELLRAIYGIKPDRYRANLDHFTDVLDMGGFLRTPVRQLSLGQRMRGDFAAAMLHDPPVVFLDEPTIGLDVVAKEAIREFIARVNRERGTTFILTTHDLADVERLCRRIVLIDKGTLVYDGEIDALRDRYGTHRTLVITLNEDPPPAEIAIDGAEVESREADVVRLRFDRRAVAAEDLIRRVADRYCISDLTLEEPELEDIIRRIYLEGYIPEEGADRAKPEREGFGEAESTTARV from the coding sequence TGCGGACGCTCTTCTCCCGCGACTACGAGGACAAACCGGCGGTCGAGGGCGTGACGATGTCGCTGGAGGCCGGCGAGCTGGTCGGCTACATCGGCCCCAACGGCGCGGGCAAGTCGACGACGATCAAGATGCTGACCGGGATCCTCGTTCCGACGTCCGGCACCGTGCGCGTCGCGGGCATCGTGCCGTACGAGCACCGCCGCGCGAACGCGCGCAACATCGGGGTCGTGTTCGGACAGCGCTCGCAACTGTACTGGGACTTGCCGCTGATCGAGTCGTTCGAGCTGCTGCGCGCGATCTACGGCATCAAGCCGGACCGCTACCGCGCGAACCTCGACCACTTCACCGACGTGCTCGACATGGGCGGCTTCCTGCGCACGCCGGTGCGGCAGCTCTCGCTCGGCCAGCGGATGCGCGGCGACTTCGCGGCGGCGATGCTGCACGATCCGCCGGTGGTCTTCCTCGACGAGCCGACGATCGGGCTCGACGTCGTCGCGAAGGAGGCGATCCGCGAGTTCATCGCGCGCGTCAACCGCGAGCGCGGGACGACCTTCATCCTCACCACCCACGACCTCGCCGACGTCGAGCGACTGTGCCGCCGCATCGTGCTGATCGACAAAGGGACGCTGGTCTACGACGGCGAGATCGACGCGCTGCGCGACCGGTACGGCACGCACCGCACGCTCGTCATCACGCTGAACGAAGATCCTCCGCCGGCCGAGATCGCGATCGACGGCGCGGAGGTGGAGTCACGCGAGGCGGACGTGGTGCGGCTGCGCTTCGACCGGCGCGCCGTCGCGGCGGAAGACTTGATCCGCCGCGTCGCCGACCGCTACTGCATCAGCGATCTCACGCTCGAAGAGCCGGAGCTTGAAGACATCATCCGGCGCATCTACCTCGAAGGGTACATCCCCGAAGAGGGTGCGGATCGGGCGAAGCCCGAACGCGAAGGATTCGGCGAAGCCGAATCCACTACGGCACGCGTGTGA
- a CDS encoding ABC-2 family transporter protein, translated as MEVFTNVGSLLVRLYLMKAVWTALYAQNAAPAGVPLHAILTYTVVALLMSLVLEIDGTRQIREKIREGTIATDLMKPISLPLYFFSDGVGMTLLHAVLIVPALVLSLVIVRIGVPAPPVLAAFALSFLLGYVVNFLLNFLMNCVAFWTLETFAVQLMVRWLSDLIGGQIVPLVFFPGVLQKIVLALPFAAVYSTPLLIYLGTIKPSGYLAAMSLQLLWAVVFAGLSWLVWRAAQRRVVVQGG; from the coding sequence ATGGAGGTCTTCACCAACGTCGGCTCGCTGCTGGTGCGGCTGTACTTGATGAAGGCGGTCTGGACGGCGCTCTACGCGCAGAACGCCGCGCCGGCCGGGGTCCCGCTGCACGCGATCTTGACCTACACCGTCGTCGCGCTGCTGATGTCGCTGGTGCTGGAGATCGACGGGACGCGCCAGATCCGCGAGAAGATCCGCGAGGGGACGATCGCGACCGACCTGATGAAGCCGATCAGCCTCCCTCTCTACTTCTTCAGCGACGGCGTCGGGATGACGCTGCTGCACGCCGTGCTGATCGTCCCCGCGCTGGTGCTCTCGCTGGTGATCGTCCGCATCGGCGTCCCGGCTCCGCCCGTGCTGGCCGCGTTCGCGCTGAGCTTCCTGCTCGGCTACGTGGTGAACTTCTTGCTGAACTTCCTGATGAACTGCGTGGCGTTCTGGACCCTCGAGACCTTCGCCGTGCAGCTGATGGTGCGCTGGCTGAGCGATCTCATCGGCGGCCAGATCGTGCCGCTGGTCTTCTTTCCGGGCGTCTTGCAGAAGATCGTCCTCGCGCTCCCGTTCGCCGCGGTCTACTCGACGCCGCTGTTGATCTATCTCGGCACGATCAAGCCGTCCGGCTACCTCGCGGCGATGAGCCTGCAACTGCTGTGGGCCGTCGTCTTCGCGGGGCTGTCGTGGCTCGTGTGGCGCGCCGCGCAGCGCCGCGTCGTGGTGCAAGGCGGATGA